A stretch of DNA from Sylvia atricapilla isolate bSylAtr1 chromosome 3, bSylAtr1.pri, whole genome shotgun sequence:
CAGCAAATGATATTCTATTCTGTGCAAATACATTTGACAACGGTACAGCTTTTTTCAGACACTAAATCTCCAGCACCTTACACACAAGCAACTTTACACTGGTACATCCTTGCTCCTGCCACAGAAATTCATGACAACTTTTTATGTGGAAGGCACAGTAGAAAAGTGGTATTCTCATCTTGGTAACTCATTAGTCCTGTTACAAAACACTGATGAAGTCTttctatctgtctgtctgtctttctcttttccctctccctgcctcttgGAAGGAGATTAAAAGACCGGGAACTTGAGTAAAGTACAAGTTTAAGAAAGAGGAATCTCCCCTCCAGCGTATCTGCTCGGTGCACAAAGGTGTGGTGCGACAAGGAGCAGCCTGGTAGCTGATGGGCTCAAGAGGTCATTCGGGGGGTTAAATCTTCTATTTACACCTCACGGTCAAGGGTTTGGGTTAGAGATAGCTGTCTGGGTTTTAATTGCACTGCGACTGAGAGAGGGACCATACAAATATCCCAGATTTCCTGCTTGTCCAGAGAATCTACAGAAGAACTTGTGGAACTAAGTACCTAGAGTAGAGATCAGTCAAGGCTTAgtctttttcactttctctttttctttacaaGTTGTAAAACATTGCAATGGTTGAAAAACATAGCAAAAGCATAATGCAAAGCACGCCGTATAAACTCCAAGTCGCTACGTGAAATTTTTCAGTGACACTACCCTGAAATTCAGAGGTAGCTACGGTGGAAAGTAGAAATGCATATGCCCGTGCCGATGAAATTGCATATACCCGTTCAGGATGGACAAGTGCCTTTTGATACTGATTTCGAAGTCCGTTCATGGTCTTCCAGTAGGTCTTCTTAGGTGATCTGTTACATCAACCAGtctaaaaagataaaaacccaaaccaccgCCAACAAAATCACGATTTCCTTAATATCCAGATTAAAAGGAGCAGACAAAACACAACTCGTGCAGCTGAGAAGCGGGGGAGGATGCCGAAGAAGGAAGCTGTCCGGCTGGCCGTGCCCCACGGTTGCGGTGCCGTCACGCCACAAGGTGAGCCCTCCGCAGCTCGCTCCATCCCTTCCGCCGCCGGTGCCCGCCGCCACGCACCACTCCACCAGCACGCCCGGGAGAGGCGGCAGCCGGCGGATCCCCGGAGAGCGGCTCCCACCGCCGCGGTCCCCGGGAGCTGCCGCCGCGGCGCCCTCGGCCGCGACCCCGGCCCCacccggccccgccgagcccagcccagcccagcccagccccgcagCAGCGCGGCCGGCGGCCGCAGGTGACGCCGGGGCGGGCAGAGgcgctcccgccccgctccgctcccgaTCCCACCATGGaggccccgccgccccccgccgtCGCCAGGGAAACCGcccggcggcgcggccccgccgagGGAGCCtcggggcgcggcggcggcaccCCCGGCACCCCCGCCCTGCCGTGGGCGGTCaccgcggcggggccggccccgggggcCGCGGGTGCTGCCGGAGAGGGGCGCACGGGTGGGCGTGGGGGCTGCCCCCGGGGGAGCGGGACGCTGCTGCGCCGTGctcggcggggcgggcggcggcggccgagACAaagggagcggcggcggcggcagcggagGGGCTGTGCGTGAAATGcggcgggagggagggagaggttCTGTCCATCCCCCCGGTAAAAAACACCAGCCAAATGccccttttccccccccaaGAAACTAAATATTCCCCTAAAGCGGTCGAAAGACGCCGGCTGCCCTCGCCGGGGTTACCGAGAGGCGGCTCTCGGCGTCGCCACGAAGCCCACCGATGCCCCCAGCCCCGGCAATCCGCGGGGAGAGGGAGGTGGGCGGCTGAGCCGAGCCTCCCCGCTCCGCAGCCCTTCATTATCGGAATCATTTTAACATCCTTGTTTATAAACAAGAGGCGTTCGGAGGAGATTACCCGACTATGGGAAACGATCGTTCTGACGCTCGTTTCTGCTCCTTAAAAGGGGATGGGGGTGCCGGGGTGGGGGAGGTCTAGGCCAGCCTTCCCCGCATCGCAGCACGGAGGGAGGGAGCCGGCCAGCTCCCCGCACACGCCGCCCCCTCCCCCGAGAGAGGAAATCACTCGGGTCCGTGATATTTCGCCCACCCCAGCGCTGATAAGCGCTCCAGATCACCGGTAATTCGCGTGCATTAGTTTCGGGTTACATCTTATTCGAGGGTTTAAATTCAAAGTAAATACACACTCGGGGCTGAGGTTTGGGAAAGCGCGAATGTTTCCCTGATAACGTCGCTTCGCCCACTAGTTGAGTGCATGGAAATGTAATCGTGAAGTGGGTCACCGCctcagaaaaatactttaaaaacacaaatcagGAATAATCAGACAGCAGAATTTAATTAGAGCCGTAGGctaatcacaaaatattttattccaagCCAATATCGCTATGGGGGAGGGGTCCGTTTCTGCTCCGGCAGCGGCTCCTGCTGCCGCTGCTTTGGCGTTTGCAACATCTGGCCTACAGACCTACTAATTTCGACTCGTGTTTTCGTTCGGCGAAACCCGATCTACGTGGTTCAAATACCTTCCAAATTGGAGGCGATTTAACAATCGCGACCAATTAAACTcggggtaaaaaaaaaaaaaaaaaaaaaaaaaaaaaaggaagaaaccccccccaaacaaccaaaaaacaaagggggggggggaagcaAGCAGCaaatccctccttccctctctcccccgCCCGGGGCTCGCACACACTATCTGTTGCTCTCTCACGGCGGCAGCGGGCGGGGGcgtgcggcggggccgggacgCTCTCACTCACACTCGCACTCGCACTCGCACTCACCCGCACGCCCCTCGCACCATTGTccctgcccgcccgccccgctccctCTCGCTCTCGCTCTCGCTCGGGGTGTTTTGTTGGCGGCCCGGCGCGGGGCCCGGcgcgcccgcccgcgccgcggcggagcggagcggcACATTCATTATCGGCCGGGGGCCGATTTCAAACCGCTGCCATCGCGGCTCCATTGTTCGCCGGGCGGGCGGGCCCCGCCCCCCTTTGTGCGCGGCGGCCGCGATTGGCCGGCGCCGGGCGGAGCGCTGCCGTCACCGCTCGGGAAGCCCATTCATCTGTGCACTTGGGCGTTGGACTCCGCATCTTATTAGCAACCAGGGAgatttctccattttctccttGTCTACAGTACGGCTACAAATCTGGgattttttattacttcttttttacTAAACTTgggctccttttttttttttttttttttgctcgactttttcctccctttttttcccctccctcctgtgctgctgctttttgatctcttcaactttaaattttttaaaaggagtgCATTATAATCGGTTctgttctctcttctctttttttttcccctctggtgtgtgtgtgtgttgctgctgctgctggtcgCCCAGTATTTATACCAACCCAACGCTCTTTGTTTCCCCTCCTTTTGGATCTGTTGAGTTTCTTTGTTGAATAAGACAGCATGGGTGCCCAGTTCTCCAAGACCGCTGCAAAGGGCGAAGCCTCCGCCGAGAAACCTGGGGAAGCAGTGGCTGCATCTCCATCCAAGGCGAATGGACAGGTAAAAAcgaaaagaaattttttaaaaaattaaatctactCCTTTTTTTAAGCCAACTTCGACGGACTCTCTTTCGCATCCTGTTTAATTCCTCTTCCTTTGATGCCCCAGTGGCACATTCAATGGAGAACACGGTCGATCCTTTTATCTTTGCAACTCGACgcaaaggaataatttctttattttggttAAACGGGCTCGGCTTTGAATGATTCGTTCCTTTATCTTTCCTGCGCGGGGGCCGGGGGGAAAGGGGCACggttctttctttccatttttttttttcttttttttcctttttttttttttttttttttttttttaatccctcgTGTATTATGGTGGAGCGTCCCAATGGCTCGTAAACGGGAGGATCTTACACCGCTTGGCTTTTCTGCCCGTTTAACCTCCTCCCGAAGACGCTCGGCGCCTCGCGCGGAACGCCTCCGGTGGCAGAGCCGGATGGCCGTGTAGTGGCGGGGCCCGGAGCCGCCGGGCAGGGGGCTCGGCGGGCAGCGCCCTCGGGGGAGAGCGCGGGCCGGGGGCAGCCCCGCCGGGGGGTCGGCAGCCGCGGGGCACGGCTTTGTCACCCACCCGCGCCCCCTCCCCACGCGTGAGCCGGGCTGGCCGTGCCGCCGCTGCGCGGGGCACGGCGGTGGCGTTGCGGGCAGTaccccccgccgcccccgcagCTGCCGCCCGGGGCAGCCAGCCGCGCTCCGGGCGCCTGAAAGATGCAAATGCGGCGCGagtggggaggggggggggaggCGGGGGCGCCTCTCCACACCGCCCGGGCGCAGaggggccgcggcgggcggggggccggggccgggccgggcgagCTTTGTTCGCCTtccccgccccgcgccgccgccgcggcttGGACGGGGCGCGCCGAGGGCGGGGGTGCGCGGCGCGGCCGCCGCTGCGTGGAGCCGGGGCGCCCTCTGGCGGCCGCCGCGCGCTCCGCCCGCCGCTGGGGGCGCCCGGCCCGGCGACAGCGCGGGGCTTCGAACCGCGGGAAGCGGCGAGGCCGGGCggggagggcggcggcggcgccccgAGACCCCACCGGGCACCCCCGGTAACGCCGGTCCCTTGTGTTGCAGGAGAACGGCCACTTGAAGGTGAACGGCGACGCCTCCCCCGCGGCGGCGGAGGCGGGCAAGGAGGAGGTGCAGGCGAACGGCAGCGCGCCCGCCGAGGAGACGGGCAAGGAGGAGGCGGCCTCGTCGGAGCCCGCCTCTGAGAAGGAGGCGGGAGAGGCGGAGAGCACCGAGCCGGCCTCCCCGGCGGAGGGGGAATCCTCCCCCAAGACTGAGGAGGGCGCGACCCCCTCGTCCAGCAGCGAGACCCcgaaaaaaaaaagaagcgCTTTTCCTTCAAGAAGTCCTTTAAGCTCAGCGGCTTCTCCTTcaagaagaacaagaaggaGGCCGGCGAGGGGGCCGAGGGCGAGGGCGGCGCCTCCGCCGCGGCGGCGGAGGGCGGGaaggaggaggcggcggcccCCGAGGCGGCGGGCAGCGAGGAGGGCAAGGCGGCCGCCGAGGAGGCGTGCGCGGCCGGCAGCGCCGAGGCCGCGAAGGAGGAGGCGGGGGACTCGCAGGAGGCCAAATCGGACGAGGCCGCCCCCGAGAAGGCGGCGGGAGAAGAGGCCCCGGCGTCGGCGGCGGCCGAGGAGCAGCAGCCGCCTCAGCAGGCAGCGGAGGGGAAGGCGGAGGAGGCGGCGGGCGCCGGCGCCGCCACGAGCGAGGCGGGCAGCGGCGAGCAGGAGGCGGCCCCCGCGGAGGAGCCGGCGCGGCAGGAGCCCCCCGCCGAGAGCAGTCCGGAGGGACCCGCCGCCGAGTCGGCGGAGTAgtcagcgccgccgccgcccctcgCCGACGGACTTTTCTTCCCCCCTGTTTGTTTTTGGAGTGGTGCCAGGTACTGGTCTCGGAGAACTTGTCTACAACCAGGGATTGATTTAAAAGATGTCtcgtttcttttttttctctccccccgCAGCTCCCATCTCAAATCGTTATGTGTTGCCGCCATTCCAACGGGCGGAGGGGGGCTCCCCTCCGCCTTCCTCTCCCATCCTctatatttttggtttttttggttgtttttttttttttttttcatcagtattaatgttttgttttggttggttcggtttgggtttttttttccgttgttttttaaatttttttgttagtttattttttaatttcatactTTGCAACTCTCTTCATATTATAAAACTTTTGCCGATCGGTCTATGGACATGCCCATATATGAAGGAGATGGGTGGGTCAATAAGGGATATCAAATGAAGTGACAGGGGCCGCAGTGGGGAACCCGGGGCGCGCAGCCCTTGCCGGGAGCGCGCCCCGCCAGAAATGATGTAAGGGGttagtcttttttttaaaagaaagttattACGATGTATTTTGTGAGGCAGATGTTCTATAAGGTTTACAACACTACAAGTCTTGAttaagaaggaaaggaaaaaggaaaaaaaaataaaaaataaaaatcaataccCAGATAAAGAGATCATAGTCTTAGGAATTCATTTAAACCATAGGAACTTTTCACTTATCTCATGTTAGCTGTATCAGTCAGTGATTAAGTAGAAATACAAGTTGTATAGGCTTTATTGTTTATTGCTGGTTTATGACCTTAATAAAGTGTAATTATGTATTACCAGCAGGGTGTTTTTAACTGTGACtattgtataaaaaaaaaaaaaaacaaatcttgaTATCCAGAAGCACATGAAGTTTGCAACTCTTTCCACCCTGCCCATTTTTGTAAAACTGCAGTCATCTTGGAccttttaaacacaaattttaaaCTCAACCAAGCTGTGATAAGTGGAATGGTTACTGTTTATACTGTGGTATGTTTTTGATTACAGCAGacaatgctttcttttccagttgtctttgaaaataaaggaaaactcTTCAGATGCAATGTTTTTTTTGTGTAGCATCTTGTCTATCATGTTTTTGTAAATACTGGAGAAGCTTTGACCAATTTGACTTAGAGATGGAATGTAACTTTGCTTACAAAAATTGCTATTAAACTCCTGCTTAAGGTGTTCTAATTTTCTGTGAGCACACTAAAAGcgaaaaataaatgtgaataaaatgtataatttgGTTGTCTTTCTTTTATGGATACTGTGGTAGCTTAAAGGGACTAGCCAGTATTGCCTAAATTTGTATAGAGACAGTCATGTGTGCTGTTAGCACTAGCTTCGAAAAGTACCTTCCTGCATCTTGGACTCTGTAATACTGTGCATTTTACAGAGAAAGTGTGCAGTGCACCAGGTAATTTGTAGGCTTTTCTGGCTTTAAAAAGAAGACTGGGAGGCAGTCTGAGCGTGTACAGTGTATGAttctcctgtccaggctccattttgcttttaagaCCAGAGGTACCCAGCATATGAGGGTCTTGCCTCTTgaggaaaataagattttatgTGAATTGTTTAGGGTGGGGCACTGAATTTTTTATGCTGAATTGCTTAAAAGTTAAACTCTTGAACAGATGTCCCACTTCGGTCTTGGTATGCTGGTCCTGCTTTGGTACCTCGATGATTGTCTTGGAAACTTTAGCctggaaggagaaaggggaaacTAACACTGCCATTCTACTTAAAGtaattaaaagcaatattttctttttttcctcaagtgcTACTCCCAAGTACAGGTGAGTTTCAAAAGAGATTTCAAAATTTGTCAATTACAAAAATTACTTGGTGCTTGCATCTAATTGTTGGGCTTTTTGGCTAATTTCCAGCATATTGCTCAGGGCAATTATGCCTTAATAAAACAGTGAGTTCATgtaagaaaagcagcagtggtgTTTGGAGGGTGGAAATTGATTCAAGAAAGTGTTGCTTCTAAGTTTATAGGAGAAAGTTTAGTGTTACACTTATTTGCTTCCACCATTTTCAGCAGAAACTCTTTGGAAGCAATTATGATTCATTTTATGAGAAAATGGCACGTTAGCACCTTGTTCCCTAAAGAACAAAGCCTAAACTGAATGAAGTATAGTAGATTTCCTGCTGAATGCatacttcttttttgttttcttagggttttttttttttttggtttttaattcaGCTGTCTACCATTTTAACTTTGGCTTGTATGTACTCTAGTTGCCCTGGTATTTCTCTATAACTTTAGAAATGTATTGGAACTATGCTATAATTGCTGAGGgacaaaaataaatggatgTAAAACAAGATCCTCCACACCAGTGTCATTCTTGGAGTACATGTGTTTGAAGTCTAGTGCATAACTGCTTTGCTAAGGGGTTTTTATAACATGGCTGTAAAAACCTGTTCTGAGACGCATAATGTCTTGGCCAGAGAGTCAATgtctctttttaataaatatatatatttaaatccAAGGATTCTTAAAGAGAAGtctgaatttcttcttcttttttccttttttatttttgtcaaacTGTGTATGTacatatgaagaaaataattgctagtaaaattctttttcagatttttcttaaCTTTTCAAGCTTTCATGGTTTTTTCCTCGCTCAGCTGGTGGTTTCTGAAGCACTTCCTGTGCCTGGAGTGCAGAAttgctcctgcccctggcagaTGGACTTTTGGCTTGAGGCTTTGCCATTCTGTGGCTTAACTTGACATGAAATGTATTTCCAAGTCCTAACACTGGTAAAGTTTCAAAAGTGCATCTTAAGAACGCCAGTTGTGTGGTCTGCTcttcctgtcccagctgtcGTGTGAGATTTGATGGTACCAGTTTTCTGCTGTGTGGtttaagaagaaagaagtcAAGAAAGGGCTTGGAATCATGGAAATAGAGGAGCTTTGAGCTGCTACCTCCTGCCAGAGAATTGTGCAGGAGCATCTTTCCTCCCTGAGTCCCTAAGGGACTGAGTAATCATTTCTGTGGAATTGTGGAATATCCTTTTATATgtacaagaaaaatgaaggggCCGAGTGCTAGTGACTGGTCAGGTGGTTCATTTTCTTACTGAGAAAgctttagacttttttttttttttttttttttttttttttttttaattgcattgaTTGCCTCAATGAAAATGCTAATTATAATAAGTATTGTAACTTCAATGAATTCTCTCAGAGCATAtgtgaatttaaaatgtgatttcaaACAAATTTTCCTATATTGTAgttatttttaagcagaatATTATTGCTATGAACAAGGTAATTTCTGTTGTGCTGAAACAATGTCATATTTTAGGTAAAACTTGCACTGAAGTCTAGTTTTGCCTGACTAGGGACTCTAGAAATttacttcttttgtttgtttactcACACTGAGACAACAGTTTTCCTTGTTCAAGAATGTAACCTGGTTGTACAAAAGTGCTTTAGATTTCATGCCTATTTTGGTAGTACCTAAGCTACATTTCAGGCCTTCCAAATCAAGGTGTCTGACCTCAAGTACTTGAGTTTTGTATCTGGTCCTGATGCTTACTAATGTGAAACTGAGAGACTTTGCCTTCAGGCAAGGAAGCAAGGCAGGGATAGGTGAGGGAAGTGAAGTTCCAGGCTTTGTCTTCTACTGGGGTGCCATCACCTTCTTGCTTGTGTTCACAATCTTTGGATACAAATCAAGTCTTGTATCAACTTCTGCCATATCTAAAAACACCAGTTGGTTGTATTAGATGCAAGCGTTGCATATGTATTTTACTCCTTTATTATGATGTTGTCTATGaagaatgttttctgttttacagtACTGTTTGAAACAGCTTACTATTGAACTTCACTTGCAAATGATCAGATAAAAGTTGaaggttttcatttgttttgattGAGTTTTTCTAAGTTACAAGTCCTTAATTAttgccttaaaaaaatcaagaataatACACATTCTTGTCTGAAACTATAATGCTGGTTAATGATTTCCTGCAGTCCTGTGAATTCAGTcttttttactattttgtatAGTGAAAGAGTAGTAAAAGGTGCTATTGGACTGGTTTCAATGTTTGTTTTGAGACTGAGGTGAAACGTGTCCTTCATAATGATGTACCTTAGTTGAAAGCATCCTGATTCTAGCTTaggacattttttattttttttttttaccatgcTCAGGTCACCAAGATAGATTAAAGCAGGtgtgggaaatagaaaaaagcagaaagcttgCATAGCAGTGTGGATGTAAGGCTTAGAGTCAAAAAGATACCAGAATGAGGACACAGAACAATAAGACTGTGTTTTTGTGCTGTGTAGAGTTAGGCCTTAGcaagtagaaaaatatgttaagCAAGATAGTAGAAAAGTTTAATAATGAGGCTTTGTGCTTTGTTTATAGAAGAGTATAAAAAGTTCCTGaatagcaaaaaacccaaaattaaaCAAGCACCTTTTGTTAGCTATAAGGTATAAGTAGTTTTAATGATTGGTTTATGCAGATGTCTGCAAGCTCTTAGCAATTTGCTATTGGttagaaagcttttaaaaggccttgtaacaAAGAGAACTtcggctgctgctggagcacgTGAGCTGTTGCCATCTTTCAGTTGTCTCCCCCTGTACTGAGGCTGATGTTGCAATGAAAGCTCAAGGAATGTTTCCCAACAGTCCCGTCCCATTATTTGGAAAAACAGATCCAACAAGCAggtcctttttttcctcaagtaGGAAGCAAGTGAAAATGGTATATTGTTTATAACATGGTGCAGACAGTGGGATTAATTTGTTCTCCTTACAAATCTGAGCTCCTCAGATAACTGTCGGTGAGTGGGAGCTATTGGCATTGCGATGAGTCCGGCAGGGCAGAGGCAAGCAGGCTGGGCAGCGTCCTGTCTTGCAAATGAGGGAGCATAAGGGGTGATGTTACAAAGTGCAAGGTTACTGAAGGCCTGGGTGCTGGCTGGCCCTAGGGAGAGCCAGTGTGGTGGGGAGCTTTTAAGGCCTGTTTGAAGATTGAGTGAGGGAAGATATAGCGGTGTGTTTCCTGATGCATTTACTGGGACAACAGTTGGGATGGCTCTGAAGTGGAAACATGGCCTGTTGGGAAGATCAGAGGAGAGTTAGCAATGAGATCAAAGTGGTAGTTACGCCAAAACAGAAAGGGTGACCAAAGTATTGCCCTGTAAATGAAGTACAGAGTTAGAAATGTAAATTTGGGCTGTATTGTTGGGTATACTTTTTATACCCAAAAAGCAAGAGGTATTCTTTATACAAGATTCAGACTCAGAATGCCTTATTC
This window harbors:
- the MARCKS gene encoding LOW QUALITY PROTEIN: myristoylated alanine-rich C-kinase substrate (The sequence of the model RefSeq protein was modified relative to this genomic sequence to represent the inferred CDS: inserted 1 base in 1 codon); its protein translation is MGAQFSKTAAKGEASAEKPGEAVAASPSKANGQENGHLKVNGDASPAAAEAGKEEVQANGSAPAEETGKEEAASSEPASEKEAGEAESTEPASPAEGESSPKTEEGATPSSSSETPXKKKKRFSFKKSFKLSGFSFKKNKKEAGEGAEGEGGASAAAAEGGKEEAAAPEAAGSEEGKAAAEEACAAGSAEAAKEEAGDSQEAKSDEAAPEKAAGEEAPASAAAEEQQPPQQAAEGKAEEAAGAGAATSEAGSGEQEAAPAEEPARQEPPAESSPEGPAAESAE